The Vescimonas coprocola genome includes a window with the following:
- a CDS encoding RluA family pseudouridine synthase: MHTIRLTPLEEDTGTRLDSFLSRRVEGLTRSAAARLLAEGCVTCDGAVPGKSYRIAGGEELCVTLPEAEEPEAVPQDIPLDVVYEDEDVIVVNKPVGMVVHPAPGHPDGTLVNALLHHCGDSLSGIGGEKRPGIVHRIDRDTSGLIIAAKNDAAHLALAAQLADHTLARTYECLAVGNFRQDSGTVNAPIGRSRSDRKKMAVVAGGRPAVTHWEVLARYPGVTHLRCRLETGRTHQIRVHLAYIGHPILGDTVYGNKKPVPGLTGQCLHATGLRFLHPHTGCPVELTCPRPEEFERMLVKLQKRT, from the coding sequence ATGCACACGATCCGTCTGACCCCTCTTGAGGAGGATACCGGCACCCGACTGGACAGCTTCCTGTCCCGGCGGGTGGAGGGCCTGACCCGCTCCGCCGCCGCAAGGCTGCTGGCGGAGGGCTGCGTCACCTGTGATGGCGCCGTCCCCGGCAAAAGCTACCGCATCGCCGGTGGGGAGGAGCTGTGCGTGACGCTGCCGGAGGCAGAGGAGCCGGAGGCCGTCCCGCAGGATATCCCGCTGGACGTGGTCTACGAGGACGAGGACGTCATCGTGGTGAATAAGCCCGTAGGCATGGTGGTGCATCCGGCGCCGGGCCATCCGGACGGCACGCTGGTCAACGCCCTGCTGCACCACTGCGGGGACTCCCTCTCCGGTATCGGCGGCGAGAAGCGTCCCGGCATCGTCCACCGCATCGACCGGGACACCAGCGGCCTGATCATCGCCGCCAAAAACGACGCCGCCCATCTGGCACTGGCGGCCCAGCTGGCGGATCATACGCTGGCCCGTACCTATGAGTGTTTGGCGGTGGGGAACTTCCGGCAGGACAGCGGCACCGTAAACGCCCCTATCGGCCGCAGCCGCAGCGACCGCAAGAAGATGGCGGTGGTGGCCGGCGGACGTCCCGCCGTCACCCATTGGGAGGTGCTGGCCCGGTATCCCGGTGTCACCCACCTGCGCTGCCGGCTGGAGACGGGCCGTACCCACCAGATCCGGGTCCATTTGGCTTATATCGGCCATCCCATTCTGGGGGACACCGTGTACGGCAATAAGAAGCCCGTGCCGGGTCTGACGGGCCAGTGTCTCCACGCCACGGGCCTGCGCTTTCTCCATCCCCATACCGGCTGCCCAGTGGAGCTCACCTGCCCCCGGCCGGAGGAGTTTGAGCGGATGCTGGTAAAGCTGCAAAAGCGCACCTGA
- a CDS encoding ABC transporter permease — MIDLLSSLPGAVAQGLIWGIMAVGVYITYKLLDIADLTVDGSICTGAAVCTMMLLSGRSLWLAVLCAVAAGLLAGVVTGLLHIWLGIPPILAGILTQMTLWSVNLKIMGKANQGLSVRDNHVLLSQMDVPGALVVLAIAAVLVVAVLYLFFGTELGCGIRATGCNPVMSRAQGINTDLSKVIGLSLSNGLVALSGALLCQYQGYADINMGRGAVVIGLAAVVIGEAVVKHISPNFAVRLTGVLVGAVIYYLVYQVIIFVGFDTDLLKMFSALVVAAFLGVPYVKKQLARKHHVKGGIRHA; from the coding sequence ATGATCGATCTGCTGAGTTCCCTGCCGGGTGCCGTAGCCCAAGGCCTCATCTGGGGCATAATGGCGGTGGGCGTTTACATCACCTACAAGCTGCTGGACATCGCCGATCTGACGGTGGACGGCTCCATCTGTACCGGTGCGGCGGTCTGCACCATGATGCTGCTGAGCGGCCGGAGCCTGTGGCTGGCGGTGCTGTGCGCCGTGGCGGCGGGCCTGCTGGCCGGGGTCGTGACAGGCCTGCTGCATATCTGGCTGGGCATCCCCCCCATTCTGGCAGGCATCCTGACCCAGATGACCCTGTGGTCCGTGAACCTGAAGATCATGGGCAAGGCCAATCAGGGCCTGTCCGTCCGGGACAACCACGTCCTTCTCAGCCAGATGGACGTCCCCGGTGCGCTGGTGGTGCTGGCCATTGCCGCCGTGCTGGTGGTGGCGGTGCTGTACCTGTTCTTCGGCACGGAGCTGGGCTGCGGCATCCGGGCCACCGGCTGCAACCCCGTCATGAGCCGGGCGCAGGGCATCAACACCGATCTCAGCAAGGTCATCGGGCTGTCCCTCTCCAACGGGCTGGTGGCCCTGTCCGGGGCGCTGCTGTGCCAGTATCAGGGCTATGCCGATATCAATATGGGCCGGGGCGCCGTGGTCATCGGTCTGGCGGCAGTGGTCATCGGGGAGGCGGTGGTCAAGCACATTTCCCCCAACTTCGCTGTCCGGCTCACCGGCGTACTGGTGGGCGCCGTTATCTACTATCTGGTGTATCAGGTCATCATCTTCGTGGGCTTCGACACCGATCTGCTGAAAATGTTCTCGGCGCTGGTGGTGGCCGCCTTTTTGGGCGTGCCGTATGTGAAGAAGCAGCTGGCCCGGAAACACCATGTCAAAGGAGGGATCCGTCATGCTTGA
- a CDS encoding ABC transporter ATP-binding protein: MLEMRHVTKIFNPGTVDEKIALNDLSFTLNDGDFVTVIGGNGAGKSTMQNAICGTWLPDAGEILLDGIDLSSLSEHQRAKYLGRVYQDPMTGTAAGMQIEENLALAARRGLRRTLRPGIRKAEREEYRQRLQELGLGLDTRLSAKVGTLSGGQRQALTLLMATLRKPKLLLLDEHTAALDPKTAAKVMELTERMVTEEKLSTLMITHNMRDAIRYGNRLIMLHAGRIILDISGQEKKDLTVPELLEMFARASGNEFSGDRAILA; this comes from the coding sequence ATGCTTGAAATGCGCCATGTGACCAAGATCTTCAATCCCGGTACCGTGGACGAAAAAATTGCTCTTAATGACCTGTCCTTCACCCTCAACGACGGGGACTTCGTCACCGTCATCGGCGGCAACGGCGCCGGGAAGAGCACCATGCAGAACGCCATCTGCGGCACGTGGCTGCCGGATGCGGGGGAGATCCTTCTGGATGGGATCGACCTCTCCTCCCTGTCGGAGCATCAGCGGGCCAAGTATCTAGGCCGGGTGTATCAGGACCCCATGACCGGCACCGCCGCCGGGATGCAGATCGAGGAGAATCTGGCTTTGGCGGCCCGCCGCGGCCTGCGGCGCACCCTGCGGCCCGGCATCCGCAAAGCGGAACGGGAGGAGTACCGGCAGCGGCTTCAGGAGCTGGGGCTGGGGCTGGACACCCGTCTTTCGGCCAAGGTAGGCACCCTCTCCGGCGGCCAGCGGCAGGCGCTGACGCTGCTGATGGCCACCCTCCGTAAGCCGAAACTGCTGCTGCTGGACGAGCATACGGCGGCGCTGGACCCCAAGACCGCCGCCAAGGTCATGGAGCTGACGGAGCGGATGGTGACGGAGGAGAAGCTCTCCACCCTGATGATCACCCACAATATGCGGGACGCCATCCGCTACGGAAACCGCCTTATCATGCTCCACGCCGGGCGCATCATTCTGGATATCTCCGGTCAGGAGAAGAAGGATCTCACCGTGCCGGAGCTGCTGGAGATGTTCGCCCGTGCCAGCGGCAACGAGTTCTCCGGCGACCGGGCCATTCTGGCGTAA
- the lspA gene encoding signal peptidase II has protein sequence MQKEYIMWYAILGAVLLAGDQILKYWVVTHLAVGESAPFLPGFMQLTRLHNYGAAWSSFSGRTVLLVVFTAVLLAVVALLLIKKVVRHWTGVTACTLILSGGIGNIIDRIVHGYVVDMFDLQLFSYPVFNLADCCVVVGAILGGIYYLFLYEKYDKKKKESDHAHDPSDPS, from the coding sequence GTGCAGAAGGAGTACATTATGTGGTATGCGATCCTTGGCGCCGTGCTGCTGGCCGGCGACCAGATACTGAAATATTGGGTGGTGACCCACTTGGCCGTGGGGGAGTCGGCGCCGTTCCTGCCGGGCTTCATGCAGCTGACCCGGCTGCATAACTACGGGGCGGCATGGTCCAGCTTCTCCGGCCGGACGGTGCTGCTGGTGGTGTTCACGGCGGTGCTGCTGGCGGTGGTGGCGCTGCTGCTCATCAAAAAGGTGGTGCGTCACTGGACGGGCGTCACCGCCTGCACCCTGATCCTGTCAGGGGGCATCGGCAACATCATCGACCGCATCGTCCACGGCTACGTGGTGGATATGTTCGACTTGCAGCTGTTCAGCTACCCGGTGTTCAATCTGGCGGACTGCTGCGTGGTGGTGGGAGCCATTCTGGGCGGGATATACTACCTGTTCCTCTACGAAAAATACGACAAGAAAAAGAAGGAGTCTGACCATGCACACGATCCGTCTGACCCCTCTTGA
- a CDS encoding ABC transporter substrate-binding protein gives MKKKRSLCAALLAGLMVTAVCLTGCGKKADDNAGGGSSDPDKVYQVGVCQLTQHDALDAATQGFVDALNTILGSEHVNIDVQVASGDSTTCTPIVNSFVNKKVDLIMANATPALQAAYNATTSIPILGTSVTEYGVALGLSDFSGTVGGNISGTSDLAPLTEQADMILELVPQAKTVGLLYCSAEPNSEYQVKVVEDYLSNKGLACTRYSFSDSNDVAAVTTKAAADSDVIYIPTDNTAASCTETIGSIVRSAKTPVVAGEQGICAGCGIATLSISYYDLGYKTGEMAAQILKGEADISQMPIEYANASKLYNPTMCQELGITVPEGYTALEG, from the coding sequence ATGAAAAAGAAACGTTCTCTTTGCGCCGCCCTGCTGGCGGGACTGATGGTGACGGCGGTATGCCTCACCGGCTGCGGTAAAAAAGCCGACGACAACGCCGGCGGAGGCAGCAGCGATCCCGACAAGGTCTATCAGGTGGGCGTGTGCCAGCTGACCCAGCACGATGCGCTGGACGCCGCTACACAGGGCTTCGTGGATGCCCTGAATACCATTCTCGGAAGTGAGCACGTCAACATCGACGTGCAGGTGGCCTCCGGCGACAGCACCACCTGCACCCCCATCGTCAACTCCTTCGTCAACAAGAAGGTAGACCTCATCATGGCCAACGCCACCCCGGCCCTGCAGGCAGCCTATAACGCCACCACCTCCATTCCCATTCTCGGCACCTCCGTTACGGAGTACGGCGTGGCACTGGGGCTCTCCGACTTCAGCGGCACCGTGGGCGGCAACATCAGCGGCACCTCCGATCTGGCGCCCCTGACGGAGCAGGCGGACATGATCCTGGAGCTGGTGCCGCAGGCCAAGACTGTGGGACTGCTATACTGCTCCGCCGAGCCCAACTCCGAATATCAGGTGAAGGTGGTGGAGGACTACCTCTCCAATAAGGGCCTCGCCTGCACCCGCTACTCCTTCAGCGACAGCAATGACGTGGCCGCCGTCACCACCAAGGCCGCCGCAGACAGCGACGTCATCTACATCCCCACCGACAACACCGCCGCCTCCTGCACTGAGACCATCGGCAGCATCGTCCGCTCCGCCAAGACCCCCGTTGTGGCCGGCGAGCAGGGTATCTGCGCCGGCTGCGGCATTGCCACCCTCTCCATCAGCTACTACGATCTGGGCTACAAGACCGGCGAAATGGCCGCTCAGATCCTCAAGGGCGAGGCGGATATCTCCCAGATGCCCATTGAATACGCCAATGCCTCCAAGCTCTACAACCCCACTATGTGCCAGGAGCTGGGCATCACCGTGCCGGAGGGCTACACCGCTCTGGAGGGCTGA